A single genomic interval of Nostoc commune NIES-4072 harbors:
- a CDS encoding type I polyketide synthase — protein MSAYSIDTALAELESLINNCEKAVMRSIEEKNMKSDKSDKSVSINRINRQLQHNPIAIVGMASLLPQARNLREYWQNIVNKIDCITDVPSTHWSVEDYYDPNPRTTEDKTYCKRGGFLPEVDFNPMEFGIPPSILEVTDVSQLLSLVVAKEAMEDAGYGEKRDFNREMVGVILGVAMAKQLGMPLSARLEYPIWEKALKSSGLSDEDTQKIVDKIKSAYVKWDENAFPGMLANVVAGRIANRLNFGGMNCVVDAACASSFGALKMAISELVEHRSDMMLTGGVDTDNTIMAYISFSKTPAVSPSENVKPFDAKSDGMMLGEGIGMIVLKRLEDAERDNDKIYAVIKGIGTSSDGRYKSIYAPRKEGQVKALERAYEDAGFSPATVGLMEAHGTGTMAGDPTEFGSLKDFFDVHDDKKQHIALGSVKSQIGHTKAAAGAASLIKTALALHHKVLPPTINITEPNPKLNIKNSSFYLNTETRPWIRPEGEAPRRAGVSSFGFGGTNYHVVLEEYEADQNAAYRLHSDASEVLLFAPTVDQLLSKSEEILGKLRSPDALTHYAQLVNECKSQQIPLSAARFGFVAENLEEACKLLQTSIEWLKHKGTAASWEHPQGIYYRSSGMELGGKVVSLFSGQGSQYLEMGRELVMNFPLMRRLHGYMDSLLLKDNLQPLSEIVFPHPVFGEAEKNVQIAALQRTEYAQPAIGVLSAGMYSILQQAGFKSDFVAGHSFGELTALWAAGVLSTEDYLFLVKARGQAMAAPEDPDHDAGSMLAVKEDISKVEAVLRHFPQVAIANQNSPTQFVLAGPTAEIARIKEALHEKGYTAVLLPVSAAFHTPLIAFAQKSFAIATKSVKFQSPKIPVYSNVTSKQYPKEPQGIQKILETHLSNSVLFKQEIENIYAAGGTCFVEFGPRRILTNLVKDILGDRPHITVSLNPSTQKNSDRSLREAVVQLRVIGMALNNLDPYQLPQTIPPIETKKTLNVRLNGINYRSEKTKNAFALALQDGHKVTLPTPEYPDAVPLFSSPGVTPTLAAIETNGHKKSTATMNGVSSNIVTQTEQQMNPVTLSQPAQESKMQPTPEKLTNYEQLLASLEYLLTQFQENQAENLQVHGTYLNHQMEYAKAFFQLMQQQNSLLSESKSTAETAKMKLVVMESLERSMMQFHSQQGETLRIHEQYLQEQLEYTKSFFQLIQQEYSQIISGEGVTQLTEKLSNFTPFTAETTVSDAPTKIEESQPLPAAITQEPVPAPVEPIQTRAIALPTPHFATVETVEPVVAPPIPVVEPQAEVVVKISAPPAEEVVAFTPEPAPTTAAPVSGATIDIVDLDKNLLAITSDKTGYPVEMLEMDMDMEADLGIDSIKRVEILGALQEMYPNLPKPNLEELSEKRTIGQVVEYLQSHASKSITVEIAVHEVPQVTELPVETAPVVEVVTAPEPSVVVAFTPEPEAATSDEFANLGETLLAITSDKTGYPVEMLELEMDMEADLGIDSIKRVEILGAMQEMYPNLPKPNIEELGDLRTIGQIVDYLQQLAGGEKKKSEPEFVQQQPPELEHNIQRHPVKLRSLAQPDYLDFTLPEGHISLITDDGSLTTYKLTESLIEKGWKVVVISFPQSLIAQQAPLPTGVTRVTLANLSEEHLQQQLQAIASHCGAIGAFIHLHPMFVGNHTGSISYNESEKAIVKHVFLMAKHLKPSLNEAAKHGRSCFCTVAHLDGAFGLEYKVNFGAIGAGLFGLTKTLRWEWPKVFTRAIDLSPRLDAKQSVQNIIAELHDPNLYISEVGYGSQGRVTIIAD, from the coding sequence ATGTCTGCTTATTCGATTGATACTGCCTTAGCGGAGTTAGAAAGCCTTATCAATAATTGTGAGAAGGCTGTGATGAGGTCTATAGAGGAAAAAAACATGAAGTCAGATAAATCAGATAAATCAGTGTCAATTAACAGAATTAACAGACAATTACAACACAATCCTATCGCCATTGTTGGGATGGCTTCTCTATTGCCTCAAGCCAGAAATTTGCGGGAATACTGGCAAAATATAGTAAACAAAATTGATTGTATTACTGATGTTCCTTCCACTCACTGGAGCGTCGAAGATTATTACGATCCAAATCCTAGAACTACTGAAGATAAAACCTATTGTAAAAGAGGTGGATTTCTTCCAGAAGTAGATTTTAACCCGATGGAATTCGGCATACCACCTAGCATTTTGGAAGTCACAGATGTATCGCAACTATTAAGTTTAGTGGTTGCGAAAGAGGCGATGGAAGATGCAGGTTATGGCGAAAAACGTGATTTTAACCGCGAAATGGTTGGGGTAATCTTAGGCGTGGCGATGGCCAAGCAATTAGGAATGCCACTTTCTGCTAGATTGGAATATCCGATTTGGGAAAAAGCGCTCAAAAGCAGTGGTTTATCTGATGAAGATACCCAAAAAATCGTTGATAAAATTAAAAGCGCTTACGTTAAGTGGGATGAGAACGCTTTTCCTGGAATGTTAGCGAATGTCGTCGCGGGTAGAATTGCCAATCGCCTAAATTTTGGCGGGATGAATTGTGTAGTTGATGCTGCTTGTGCTAGTTCCTTTGGTGCTTTGAAAATGGCAATTAGCGAACTAGTTGAACATCGTTCAGACATGATGCTAACTGGTGGCGTTGATACCGACAACACCATCATGGCTTACATCTCGTTCAGCAAAACACCGGCGGTTTCTCCTAGTGAAAATGTCAAACCTTTTGATGCCAAATCTGATGGGATGATGCTGGGTGAAGGTATCGGGATGATTGTCCTCAAACGGTTAGAAGATGCTGAACGAGACAACGATAAAATATATGCCGTAATTAAAGGTATTGGTACTTCCAGCGATGGGCGTTATAAGAGCATTTATGCTCCTCGCAAAGAAGGTCAAGTTAAAGCTTTGGAACGCGCTTATGAAGATGCCGGCTTCTCTCCCGCTACTGTTGGTTTGATGGAAGCACATGGTACTGGCACAATGGCTGGAGATCCGACAGAATTCGGTTCTTTAAAAGACTTCTTTGATGTACATGATGACAAAAAGCAGCACATAGCTTTGGGTAGTGTAAAATCGCAAATCGGACACACAAAAGCGGCTGCGGGTGCGGCGAGTTTGATTAAAACTGCTTTGGCTTTACATCACAAAGTATTACCACCCACAATTAACATTACCGAGCCGAACCCCAAACTCAACATTAAAAATTCATCCTTTTATTTGAATACTGAAACTAGACCTTGGATTCGTCCAGAAGGGGAAGCACCAAGACGCGCAGGTGTGAGTTCCTTCGGATTTGGCGGAACTAATTATCACGTCGTTTTGGAAGAATATGAAGCCGACCAAAACGCCGCTTACCGCTTACATAGTGATGCTAGTGAAGTGCTGTTGTTTGCTCCCACAGTAGATCAATTGTTGAGCAAATCGGAAGAGATTTTAGGTAAGTTGCGCTCGCCAGATGCACTTACACATTACGCACAATTAGTCAATGAGTGCAAATCACAACAAATTCCCCTTTCTGCTGCCAGATTTGGGTTTGTAGCTGAGAATCTGGAAGAAGCTTGCAAGTTGCTGCAAACTAGCATTGAGTGGCTGAAACACAAAGGAACAGCAGCATCTTGGGAGCATCCCCAAGGGATTTATTATCGCTCCTCTGGTATGGAGTTGGGCGGAAAAGTTGTCTCTCTATTTTCTGGACAAGGTTCGCAATACTTGGAGATGGGACGCGAACTGGTAATGAATTTTCCTTTGATGCGCCGTCTTCATGGTTATATGGATAGCCTGTTGCTCAAAGATAATTTGCAGCCGTTGTCAGAAATCGTTTTTCCTCATCCTGTGTTTGGAGAGGCAGAAAAAAATGTCCAAATTGCTGCCTTGCAACGCACAGAATATGCTCAACCAGCCATCGGGGTGTTGAGTGCAGGGATGTACAGCATACTGCAACAAGCTGGATTTAAGTCAGATTTTGTTGCGGGGCATAGCTTTGGTGAACTAACCGCACTATGGGCTGCGGGGGTTTTGAGTACCGAAGATTACTTGTTCTTAGTGAAAGCTAGGGGTCAAGCAATGGCTGCACCCGAAGACCCGGATCATGATGCGGGAAGTATGCTGGCTGTCAAAGAAGACATCAGCAAAGTGGAAGCAGTGCTGAGACATTTTCCCCAAGTTGCGATCGCTAATCAAAATTCTCCGACTCAATTTGTCTTAGCTGGGCCGACCGCAGAAATAGCGAGAATCAAAGAGGCTTTACACGAGAAAGGATATACAGCTGTATTGTTACCTGTTTCAGCAGCGTTCCATACACCGCTAATCGCCTTTGCTCAGAAATCATTTGCGATCGCTACCAAGTCTGTCAAGTTCCAAAGTCCCAAAATCCCTGTTTACAGCAACGTTACCAGTAAGCAGTATCCCAAAGAACCCCAAGGTATTCAAAAAATCCTCGAAACGCACCTTTCCAATTCAGTGCTGTTTAAGCAGGAAATTGAAAATATCTATGCAGCCGGTGGTACTTGCTTTGTAGAATTTGGGCCGAGAAGAATTCTCACTAACTTAGTCAAAGATATCCTTGGCGATCGCCCACATATTACCGTATCTTTGAACCCCAGTACTCAAAAAAATAGCGATCGCTCTTTACGAGAAGCAGTTGTGCAGTTGCGGGTGATAGGTATGGCTTTGAATAACCTCGATCCTTACCAACTTCCCCAAACTATCCCGCCAATTGAGACGAAGAAGACATTAAATGTCCGTTTAAACGGGATAAACTACAGATCCGAAAAAACGAAAAATGCTTTCGCTCTCGCTTTGCAGGATGGGCATAAAGTTACATTACCTACTCCTGAATATCCTGATGCGGTTCCTTTATTTAGCAGCCCAGGTGTAACTCCAACTCTCGCAGCGATCGAGACTAACGGACATAAAAAATCCACCGCAACAATGAACGGTGTGAGTTCTAATATCGTCACCCAAACAGAGCAACAAATGAATCCTGTGACCCTTTCACAACCAGCCCAGGAATCTAAGATGCAACCAACACCAGAAAAACTTACAAATTACGAACAACTTTTAGCAAGTTTAGAATATCTCCTGACACAGTTCCAGGAAAATCAAGCCGAGAATTTACAAGTTCACGGTACTTATCTCAACCATCAAATGGAATATGCTAAAGCGTTTTTCCAACTGATGCAACAGCAGAATTCTTTGTTGAGCGAAAGTAAGTCAACAGCCGAAACTGCCAAAATGAAGCTTGTTGTCATGGAAAGCCTAGAGCGTAGCATGATGCAGTTTCATTCCCAACAAGGTGAAACTCTACGCATCCATGAGCAATATCTTCAAGAGCAGTTGGAATATACTAAGAGCTTTTTCCAACTCATACAGCAAGAATATTCGCAAATCATCTCTGGTGAGGGTGTAACTCAACTTACAGAGAAACTCAGCAATTTCACTCCGTTCACCGCAGAAACAACTGTTAGTGATGCACCTACCAAGATAGAAGAAAGTCAGCCTTTACCGGCAGCTATTACCCAAGAACCTGTTCCGGCTCCTGTAGAGCCAATACAGACACGAGCGATCGCGTTACCAACTCCCCACTTCGCCACTGTTGAGACAGTAGAGCCTGTAGTCGCGCCACCTATCCCAGTTGTAGAACCTCAAGCCGAGGTTGTAGTCAAAATTAGCGCACCTCCAGCCGAGGAAGTTGTTGCATTCACCCCAGAACCAGCACCTACAACTGCTGCACCTGTATCTGGCGCAACCATCGATATTGTTGACTTGGATAAAAACCTCTTAGCCATCACCAGCGATAAGACCGGCTACCCAGTCGAAATGCTGGAAATGGACATGGACATGGAGGCTGATTTAGGAATTGACTCCATCAAACGGGTGGAAATCTTAGGGGCGCTACAAGAAATGTACCCCAATTTACCCAAACCCAATTTAGAGGAACTGTCAGAAAAACGCACCATCGGTCAAGTTGTCGAGTATCTGCAATCTCACGCTTCCAAAAGTATTACTGTAGAAATTGCTGTTCATGAAGTACCACAAGTAACTGAGCTTCCAGTAGAGACTGCACCAGTAGTTGAGGTAGTTACTGCACCGGAACCAAGCGTAGTTGTTGCATTCACTCCAGAACCAGAAGCCGCTACAAGTGATGAATTTGCAAACTTAGGTGAAACCCTGTTAGCCATCACCAGCGATAAAACCGGCTATCCAGTCGAGATGCTGGAACTGGAAATGGACATGGAAGCCGACTTAGGGATTGACTCGATTAAACGGGTAGAAATCTTAGGGGCGATGCAAGAAATGTACCCCAACTTACCCAAACCGAATATTGAAGAACTCGGCGATCTTCGCACCATCGGTCAAATAGTCGATTACCTACAGCAGTTGGCTGGAGGTGAAAAAAAAAAGTCTGAACCTGAGTTTGTCCAACAGCAACCACCGGAATTAGAGCATAATATCCAGCGCCATCCCGTCAAACTCAGGAGCCTAGCACAACCCGATTATTTGGATTTCACGTTACCAGAGGGACACATCAGTTTAATCACCGATGATGGTTCCCTCACCACTTATAAATTAACTGAATCCTTAATCGAGAAAGGCTGGAAAGTAGTAGTTATCAGCTTCCCCCAATCGCTCATCGCCCAGCAAGCGCCCTTACCCACAGGAGTAACCCGCGTCACCTTAGCAAACTTGAGTGAAGAACATCTTCAACAACAATTGCAAGCGATCGCATCTCACTGCGGAGCGATTGGGGCCTTTATCCATCTCCATCCAATGTTTGTAGGAAATCACACCGGGAGTATTTCTTATAACGAATCAGAAAAGGCGATCGTCAAGCACGTATTTTTGATGGCGAAACACCTCAAACCCTCCCTCAACGAAGCTGCAAAGCATGGACGTAGTTGTTTCTGCACAGTTGCTCATCTTGATGGAGCCTTCGGCTTAGAGTACAAAGTCAACTTCGGTGCGATCGGCGCTGGTTTATTTGGATTAACCAAAACTCTGAGATGGGAATGGCCAAAGGTATTTACTCGTGCGATCGATTTGAGTCCTAGACTTGACGCTAAACAGTCAGTACAAAACATTATCGCCGAACTTCACGACCCCAACCTTTATATAAGTGAAGTTGGGTATGGTTCACAAGGACGAGTCACCATTATCGCCGATTAA
- a CDS encoding ABC exporter membrane fusion protein yields the protein MAVNKESRLFTKPVGRSQVILAASLTLAAGLIAFYSLIPFWSKSKVVTPQANPPKAVAPAKLAVTALGRLEPEGEVTSLTAPASNNGVRVDRLLVKEGDTVKTGQVLAYLENYGRSRTALQQALDQLQVAKAKLAQVKSGAKTGDIEAQKAAIARLEPQYKGDVATQQATIDRIQAEVDNAQAENNRYQQLYRQGAIAASVADSKALQLKTTQQQLAEAQATLKRTQDTYQEQRKQAQAQLTSISEVRSVDVQVAQTEVNSATTSVQQAKADLDLSYIKSPINGKILKIHAKTGEVISTSRGFAEIGKTSQMYVIAEVYQTDVQKVRVGQKATITSTAFTGTIKGTVKEIGWQVDKQNIFSLNPGSDTDRRIIEVKISIDSPADSEKVARLTNLQVDVAIHI from the coding sequence ATGGCAGTAAATAAAGAAAGCCGATTATTCACAAAACCCGTAGGGCGATCGCAAGTAATTTTAGCAGCTTCTCTCACCTTGGCGGCCGGATTAATAGCTTTTTATAGTTTGATACCGTTTTGGTCTAAATCTAAAGTTGTGACACCGCAAGCAAATCCTCCAAAAGCAGTCGCTCCTGCAAAACTTGCTGTGACAGCCTTGGGACGTTTAGAACCAGAAGGCGAAGTTACTTCTTTGACTGCTCCCGCTTCCAATAACGGGGTGCGAGTAGACAGACTGTTGGTAAAAGAAGGCGATACGGTTAAAACAGGGCAAGTACTGGCGTATCTAGAAAATTATGGTCGTTCTAGAACCGCATTGCAACAGGCTTTAGACCAACTGCAAGTTGCCAAAGCTAAACTAGCGCAGGTGAAATCTGGAGCAAAAACCGGAGATATCGAAGCTCAAAAGGCCGCGATCGCCCGTTTAGAGCCACAATATAAAGGAGACGTTGCTACACAACAGGCGACAATCGACCGTATCCAGGCAGAAGTAGACAATGCTCAAGCCGAGAATAATCGCTATCAGCAATTATATAGACAAGGTGCGATCGCGGCTTCTGTAGCAGATAGCAAAGCTTTGCAACTAAAGACTACACAACAGCAGTTAGCAGAAGCCCAAGCCACTCTCAAGCGAACTCAAGACACATACCAAGAACAACGCAAGCAAGCACAAGCGCAACTCACCAGTATTAGTGAAGTGCGTAGTGTAGATGTTCAAGTAGCACAAACCGAAGTCAACAGTGCAACAACTTCTGTTCAACAAGCAAAAGCCGACTTGGATTTAAGTTATATCAAATCTCCCATAAATGGCAAAATTTTGAAAATTCATGCCAAAACTGGAGAAGTAATCAGCACCAGCAGAGGATTTGCTGAGATAGGTAAGACATCTCAAATGTATGTGATTGCAGAGGTGTATCAAACCGATGTTCAAAAAGTGCGTGTAGGACAAAAAGCTACAATTACCAGCACTGCATTTACTGGAACAATAAAAGGAACTGTAAAAGAGATTGGTTGGCAAGTTGACAAGCAAAACATCTTCAGCCTAAATCCTGGCTCAGATACAGACCGCAGAATAATTGAAGTGAAAATCTCCATCGATAGTCCCGCAGATAGTGAAAAGGTTGCTCGTTTAACCAATTTACAAGTGGATGTCGCCATTCATATTTAG
- the devC gene encoding ABC transporter permease DevC, with protein sequence MNFKIPLGWLQLAQQKIRLLVAVAGIGFIVLLMFVQLGFQDALYSSATAVHQNLKGDLFLVSSQYKSLTSNQSFSRTRLYQSLAFDGVESVSPMYLQFAKLKNPATGEKYSIYVIGFDPGRPVMNIPEIEKNLDKLKIPDVVLFDRSSRPEFGPIAKKFDAGDTAQTIEIFPFNSLIGYRVRIGGLFSLGPSFGVDGNLLVSDSTFLRINPNTRPADMIDIGLISLKPGTDAEAVLKNLQATLPNDVQVFTRQGFIDFEKKYWAVRTPIGFILNLMLTMAAVVGVVIVYQILYSNIATQFVAYATLKAIGYANKYLLNVVFQQALILAILGYIPGFLTSILIYSFAAEATKLPILMTINNALLVLTSTILMCIASGALAINKLRSADPGDIF encoded by the coding sequence ATGAATTTCAAAATTCCTTTAGGATGGCTACAGCTAGCCCAGCAAAAAATTCGTTTACTAGTAGCTGTAGCTGGGATTGGTTTTATTGTGCTGCTAATGTTTGTGCAACTTGGTTTTCAAGATGCCCTCTATTCAAGTGCAACCGCAGTGCATCAGAATCTCAAAGGAGATTTATTTTTAGTTAGTTCTCAATATAAATCTTTGACCTCAAATCAAAGTTTTTCGCGGACTCGTTTGTACCAATCTCTGGCTTTTGATGGCGTAGAGTCAGTTAGCCCCATGTATTTGCAATTTGCAAAACTAAAAAATCCGGCAACTGGTGAGAAATATTCAATATACGTTATTGGTTTCGATCCAGGTAGACCTGTGATGAACATCCCAGAAATTGAGAAAAATTTAGATAAACTGAAAATTCCCGATGTCGTGCTTTTTGACCGGAGTTCTCGCCCAGAGTTTGGCCCAATAGCTAAAAAATTTGATGCGGGAGATACTGCACAGACAATTGAAATATTTCCGTTCAATTCATTAATTGGCTATAGAGTCAGAATTGGTGGCTTATTCAGCTTAGGGCCTTCCTTTGGGGTAGACGGTAATTTACTTGTCAGTGACTCAACTTTCTTGAGGATAAATCCTAATACTCGTCCGGCAGATATGATAGATATCGGTTTGATTTCCCTCAAACCTGGTACTGATGCAGAAGCAGTATTGAAAAATCTGCAAGCAACTTTGCCTAATGATGTCCAAGTTTTTACACGCCAAGGCTTTATTGATTTTGAGAAAAAATATTGGGCTGTCAGAACACCCATTGGTTTTATTCTTAACTTGATGTTGACAATGGCTGCGGTTGTTGGTGTAGTTATTGTTTATCAAATTCTTTACAGCAATATTGCTACACAGTTCGTTGCTTACGCTACTTTAAAAGCTATAGGTTATGCCAATAAATATTTATTAAATGTGGTGTTTCAGCAAGCTTTAATTTTGGCAATATTAGGTTACATTCCAGGATTTCTTACTTCCATATTGATATATAGTTTTGCAGCAGAAGCAACTAAATTACCAATATTGATGACCATTAATAATGCACTACTTGTCTTAACTTCAACTATTTTGATGTGTATAGCATCAGGAGCGCTTGCTATCAATAAACTCCGCTCCGCAGATCCAGGAGATATTTTCTAA
- a CDS encoding NAD-dependent epimerase/dehydratase family protein — protein sequence MNLKNKTLLITGIDQLVGLRTAELAIAQGMNVRGLQSSTEQNKQLQNLGIEVIIGSITDSAIAQKACQGVDIVLHTEQIAEEAGAINHFRDVNVGGTVNIAKAAKQAGVKTFVHLSSVMVYGFNYPNGITESGPLSGENNPYCQTKIEAEQALLELNNSPDFGVIIIRAGDVFGPGSIPWIVRPILMMRQKLFAYANDGKGVINHVYIDNLIDGIFLSIEKETFGEIFNITDGQETSWKEYFMRLAAIEGLSAPLSLPKDEIKLFLKLRVQGQKLFRKKVDILPESIDFMTRPYACSIAKAESLLNYKPTIDLESGMQRTHEWLQKTDIQSLMK from the coding sequence ATGAATCTCAAAAACAAAACCCTGCTAATCACTGGGATTGATCAACTTGTCGGTTTGCGTACAGCAGAGTTAGCTATAGCGCAAGGAATGAATGTTCGTGGACTGCAAAGTTCTACAGAACAGAACAAACAATTACAGAATTTAGGTATTGAAGTAATTATTGGTAGTATTACCGATTCTGCTATTGCTCAAAAAGCTTGCCAGGGAGTAGATATCGTTTTACATACAGAGCAAATTGCCGAAGAAGCTGGCGCAATTAACCATTTTCGTGATGTTAATGTTGGCGGTACTGTCAACATAGCTAAAGCCGCTAAACAAGCTGGTGTCAAAACATTTGTGCATCTATCCAGTGTGATGGTTTACGGTTTCAACTATCCTAATGGTATTACAGAATCCGGGCCACTCTCTGGCGAAAATAATCCATACTGTCAAACGAAAATAGAGGCTGAACAAGCACTATTAGAACTCAATAATTCTCCAGATTTTGGCGTTATCATTATTCGAGCCGGAGATGTTTTCGGTCCAGGAAGTATTCCCTGGATAGTTAGACCAATTCTGATGATGCGTCAAAAATTATTTGCCTATGCCAATGATGGTAAAGGAGTAATCAATCATGTATATATAGATAACTTGATTGATGGTATTTTTCTTTCCATAGAAAAAGAAACCTTTGGTGAAATATTTAATATCACCGACGGACAAGAAACTTCCTGGAAAGAGTACTTTATGCGTTTAGCAGCAATCGAAGGTTTATCAGCACCGCTTTCATTACCGAAAGATGAAATCAAGTTGTTTCTAAAGCTACGCGTTCAAGGACAAAAACTTTTCCGGAAAAAAGTTGATATTTTACCAGAGTCTATAGATTTTATGACTCGTCCCTATGCTTGTTCAATTGCCAAAGCAGAAAGCCTGTTAAATTATAAACCAACAATTGACCTAGAATCAGGAATGCAGCGAACACATGAATGGCTGCAAAAAACAGATATTCAAAGCTTGATGAAATAG
- a CDS encoding glycosyltransferase family 2 protein, whose translation MSSNQPRLSIGLPVYNGEKFIKEAIDSLLAQTFEDFELIISDNASTDKTEEICRAYAEQDQRICYYRNDNNIGCARNFNQVFKLSSGKYFKWAAYDDLHAPDFIKKCVNVLDQDPTIILCHSQTYFIDEKGSFLQNYDIKLKADALKPHERFHELLTKHLCYQCYGVIRASALRMTPPMGGYGNADGIFLLRLGMLGRFYEIPEYLFFARSHPQQSMSMYFPNYLLFTNNIKKQSLNLLPDFYAYAVWFDSAKKGQILLPHWRIFWEYLLSIWRSRLSFYEQLCCYRSLHQQLKGTEYLLLKDLLMLVLKLWQGWQAASIKKQPVRL comes from the coding sequence ATGAGTAGCAATCAGCCACGATTGAGCATCGGTTTACCTGTATATAATGGTGAAAAATTTATCAAAGAAGCTATAGATTCACTCTTGGCTCAGACCTTTGAAGATTTTGAGCTAATTATTTCAGATAATGCATCTACAGATAAAACTGAAGAAATCTGTAGAGCTTATGCCGAGCAAGACCAACGTATTTGTTACTACCGCAATGACAATAATATCGGTTGCGCCCGTAACTTCAATCAAGTTTTTAAATTGTCTTCCGGTAAGTACTTTAAGTGGGCAGCCTATGATGATCTACATGCTCCAGATTTTATCAAGAAGTGTGTTAATGTGCTTGACCAAGATCCTACTATAATCTTGTGTCATTCTCAGACATATTTCATTGATGAAAAGGGGAGTTTTCTTCAAAACTATGATATAAAACTCAAGGCAGATGCACTAAAACCACACGAGCGTTTTCACGAATTGCTGACGAAGCATTTATGTTATCAATGTTACGGTGTAATTCGCGCCAGCGCCCTGAGAATGACACCGCCTATGGGTGGTTATGGTAATGCGGATGGAATTTTCTTGTTAAGACTTGGTATGCTCGGTAGATTTTATGAAATTCCTGAATACCTATTTTTTGCCAGAAGCCATCCGCAACAATCAATGAGTATGTATTTCCCTAATTATTTGTTGTTTACTAACAACATAAAAAAACAATCATTGAATTTGCTGCCTGATTTTTATGCCTATGCAGTGTGGTTTGATTCAGCAAAAAAAGGACAAATTTTATTGCCACATTGGAGAATATTCTGGGAGTATCTACTCTCTATATGGCGTAGTCGCTTGAGTTTTTATGAGCAGCTGTGTTGTTATAGAAGTTTACATCAGCAGTTAAAAGGAACAGAATATCTTTTGCTGAAAGATTTGCTAATGCTGGTGCTAAAACTTTGGCAAGGTTGGCAAGCAGCATCAATTAAAAAACAGCCAGTCAGACTTTAA
- a CDS encoding DUF2141 domain-containing protein: protein MLKLSQVCYVLLATLVSFSFAKTVNAEQTATLNVVVNGIHHQKGEICFRVYASEQGFPMSNSSGSQSGCAKITGNSVKKQFSGLKPGTYAVAVVDDQNGDRKLNKDFFGIPKEGFGISKNPTVSIQTGAPKFRDASFVVNKNTTVNIIMKYSLDS, encoded by the coding sequence ATGTTGAAACTATCTCAAGTTTGTTATGTTTTGCTTGCTACTTTAGTGAGCTTCAGCTTTGCTAAAACAGTGAATGCAGAGCAAACTGCAACACTAAATGTCGTGGTAAATGGAATACATCACCAAAAAGGTGAGATTTGCTTCAGAGTTTACGCAAGTGAACAAGGATTCCCAATGAGTAATTCTAGCGGATCTCAAAGTGGCTGCGCTAAGATTACTGGCAATTCTGTAAAAAAACAATTTTCCGGTCTGAAGCCTGGAACTTATGCTGTTGCCGTAGTTGACGATCAAAATGGCGATCGCAAACTCAATAAAGACTTTTTCGGTATTCCCAAAGAAGGTTTTGGGATTTCCAAAAATCCAACTGTGTCTATACAAACAGGTGCACCAAAGTTTCGTGATGCCAGCTTTGTTGTAAACAAAAATACAACAGTCAACATCATCATGAAATATTCGCTGGATTCGTAA